One Acidobacteriota bacterium DNA window includes the following coding sequences:
- a CDS encoding glycosyltransferase family 1 protein: MKVLLVHNEYQQPGGEDIVFRLERQLLSSFGHRVLTYMRSNQEIKCYSNLQKLLLIRQMIWAKDSQRDIARIIKLEKPDVVHVHNTFTQISPSIYAECRRAGVPVVQTLHNFRLLCPGATFYRSGRICDECVTHSLGRSILYGCYRNSRFATAAVATMLAAHRALQTWSQNITSYIALTEFARQQFIRGGLPPGKIHVKPNFAAPDPGRGTHGGGFAIFVGRLSPEKGLQTLLHAWRRLRNTIPLHIVGDGPLREELTKYVKQQGLSSVRFMGRLGREETQEAIKAARFLILPSVCFENFPMTIVEAFAAGTPVICSRLGAMREIVAHRHTGLHFDPTSVEQLSDTVAWGWEHIARMQAMGRAARHEFELKYTAEKNYSLLMDIYRQALENPPREEHRGDQENELLAAPSARSRSACTC; the protein is encoded by the coding sequence ATGAAAGTTCTTCTCGTACATAACGAGTATCAGCAGCCGGGCGGCGAAGATATTGTATTTCGGCTAGAGCGTCAGCTCCTCTCCAGCTTTGGACATCGCGTGCTGACGTATATGCGCTCCAATCAGGAAATCAAGTGTTATTCGAATCTTCAAAAATTGCTTCTGATCAGACAAATGATCTGGGCCAAGGATTCGCAACGAGATATAGCCAGGATCATCAAGCTGGAGAAGCCTGACGTCGTGCATGTCCATAACACTTTTACGCAGATCTCACCCTCCATCTACGCCGAGTGCAGAAGAGCTGGAGTCCCAGTGGTACAAACCCTTCATAATTTTCGGTTGCTTTGCCCAGGCGCGACTTTTTACCGCAGCGGCCGCATTTGCGACGAATGTGTAACACACAGTCTGGGCCGCAGCATCTTGTACGGATGCTACCGAAACTCCCGGTTTGCGACAGCAGCCGTGGCCACCATGCTGGCGGCACATCGCGCACTTCAAACGTGGAGTCAAAACATTACAAGCTATATTGCCCTCACAGAATTTGCCCGGCAGCAGTTCATCAGAGGTGGACTTCCACCTGGGAAAATCCACGTGAAGCCCAATTTCGCCGCTCCTGATCCAGGCCGGGGAACACACGGCGGTGGCTTTGCCATCTTTGTAGGGCGCTTGTCTCCGGAGAAAGGATTGCAAACGTTGCTCCACGCCTGGCGCCGCCTCAGGAATACGATTCCACTTCACATTGTGGGCGACGGCCCTTTGCGCGAGGAGTTGACGAAGTATGTCAAACAACAGGGCCTGTCGTCGGTCCGCTTCATGGGCCGCCTGGGCCGCGAGGAAACCCAGGAGGCCATCAAGGCGGCCCGTTTCCTCATTCTACCCAGCGTCTGCTTCGAGAATTTTCCGATGACTATCGTGGAAGCTTTTGCCGCTGGGACACCCGTGATTTGCTCCCGCCTGGGCGCTATGCGTGAAATTGTGGCGCACCGGCACACCGGCCTTCATTTCGACCCGACCAGTGTCGAGCAACTCTCAGACACCGTTGCCTGGGGATGGGAGCACATTGCTCGCATGCAAGCAATGGGGAGAGCGGCGCGGCACGAGTTCGAACTTAAATATACGGCCGAAAAGAACTATTCGCTGCTGATGGATATTTACCGGCAAGCCTTGGAAAATCCGCCCAGAGAAGAGCATCGAGGCGATCAAGAAAACGAATTGCTTGCGGCGCCCAGCGCTCGCTCCCGTTCGGCCTGCACTTGCTAG
- a CDS encoding glycosyltransferase, producing the protein MPVFRVLGVPVNAIQIPGVIATMEDWIRNKGDTHFVAVTGMHGVVEAHRHPPFKNILNSADLVVPDGMPLVWMGRWHGFIMQRRVYGPELMETFFRQTGNRYSHFFYGGAKGVADALARKMQTQYGIRIAGTLSPPFRNLTTTEELEVAGRIQSVAPDVLWVGLSTPKQEKWMWAFHDKVRVPVMAGVGAAFDFHTGRVRQAPVWMREHGLEWFFRLVSEPRRLWRRYLVYGSQFIWNVNLEILKLRKFN; encoded by the coding sequence ATGCCTGTCTTTCGTGTTCTTGGAGTTCCAGTCAACGCCATTCAAATTCCGGGAGTCATCGCGACCATGGAGGACTGGATCCGCAACAAGGGCGACACCCATTTTGTCGCGGTCACAGGAATGCACGGTGTGGTAGAGGCACATCGTCACCCACCGTTCAAAAACATTTTGAACTCGGCAGACCTGGTAGTTCCTGACGGAATGCCGCTGGTATGGATGGGGCGGTGGCACGGATTCATAATGCAGCGTCGCGTGTACGGCCCCGAGCTGATGGAAACATTCTTCAGGCAAACGGGCAACCGCTACAGCCACTTCTTCTATGGCGGAGCGAAAGGCGTGGCCGACGCACTGGCCCGCAAGATGCAGACCCAATACGGCATCAGAATCGCCGGCACGCTATCCCCGCCCTTCCGCAATTTGACCACGACAGAAGAGCTTGAAGTCGCAGGCAGAATTCAATCGGTCGCCCCCGACGTGCTTTGGGTGGGCCTGAGCACGCCCAAGCAGGAAAAGTGGATGTGGGCCTTTCATGACAAGGTCCGCGTACCCGTGATGGCGGGGGTTGGAGCCGCGTTTGATTTCCACACCGGAAGGGTCAGGCAAGCTCCTGTCTGGATGCGCGAACACGGCCTTGAGTGGTTCTTCAGGCTTGTCTCTGAGCCGCGCAGGCTCTGGCGGCGCTATCTGGTTTATGGATCGCAGTTTATCTGGAACGTCAATCTTGAAATCCTCAAACTCAGAAAATTCAACTAG
- a CDS encoding SDR family NAD(P)-dependent oxidoreductase has product MDWKKCNVLVTGGASFIGSTLVDALLKKGARVRVVDDLSSGKLENIATHVMNQKVDFIENDLREPGVAEKAVKGTDVVFHLAADHGGRGYVDLHQAACASNLMLDGVIFRACQKAHVGKVVYASSGCVYPNYIQTDPDQVLYLTEDMVGPPYDADNMYGWAKLMAEMTLRAYSREYGLKAASCRYFTVYGPRGVENHAVIAMIARAFVKQDPFVVWGTGEQIRNWTYIDDIVNGTILAAEKIDDGTAVNLGTMERIRVIDAAKEILRYMGHDARVEPHPEMPTGPYNRVADNSLARKLLGWEPKVMFMDGLHQTIDWYISAREQEQVASTLEAMLTER; this is encoded by the coding sequence ATGGACTGGAAAAAGTGTAATGTCTTGGTTACGGGTGGAGCTTCATTCATTGGCTCGACCCTGGTTGATGCCCTGCTAAAGAAGGGCGCAAGAGTCCGGGTGGTCGATGACTTGAGCAGCGGCAAGCTGGAAAACATCGCGACCCACGTCATGAATCAGAAGGTAGATTTTATCGAAAACGACCTTCGTGAGCCCGGCGTTGCAGAAAAGGCCGTCAAAGGGACTGACGTCGTATTTCACCTTGCCGCAGACCATGGCGGCCGCGGCTACGTGGACCTGCATCAGGCGGCATGCGCGTCAAACCTTATGCTGGACGGCGTGATCTTCCGCGCCTGCCAGAAAGCGCATGTCGGCAAAGTGGTGTACGCTTCATCGGGTTGCGTATACCCCAACTACATCCAGACCGACCCGGACCAGGTCCTGTACCTTACCGAAGACATGGTCGGCCCCCCCTACGATGCGGACAATATGTACGGCTGGGCCAAGCTAATGGCTGAAATGACACTCCGCGCTTACTCCAGGGAATACGGTTTAAAGGCCGCATCTTGCCGCTATTTCACGGTGTACGGCCCACGCGGCGTCGAAAATCATGCTGTCATTGCCATGATTGCGCGCGCCTTCGTCAAGCAAGACCCGTTTGTCGTTTGGGGCACCGGAGAGCAGATTCGAAACTGGACTTACATCGACGATATCGTCAACGGCACCATTCTGGCCGCTGAGAAAATTGACGACGGCACGGCCGTCAATCTCGGGACTATGGAGCGTATTCGCGTCATCGACGCAGCGAAAGAAATCCTGCGGTATATGGGACACGACGCCCGGGTTGAACCCCATCCGGAAATGCCGACAGGTCCCTACAATCGCGTGGCCGACAACTCCCTTGCCCGGAAACTGCTGGGATGGGAGCCCAAGGTGATGTTTATGGATGGCCTCCATCAGACGATTGACTGGTACATTTCCGCCAGGGAGCAGGAACAGGTTGCCTCCACTTTGGAAGCGATGCTGACAGAAAGATAG